TAGCACCTGACTTTTGTTGGTTGCTGAAGCTTCATCGGGCCAGTTCCCTCTACTTCTCTTGATAAGAATTTTATGAATTTTTCAGATAATTAAGTGAATCATACCGTTATCACACACGAACGTCAACCCTTTATGCAAATAAAGTATAACTTCCTACATTGCAAACGTTTTCTTTGTAAAGAATCGGGTTTATAATCACTTTTTAATAGGCTGTGATTATTTATACAATCTGCGCACTAATTTGTTCGGCTGTTTTTTTACCGTTTTGGATACATGCGCCAATGCCCACACCAAAATACGAGCATCCTGCTAGTAACACATTTGGATAACGAAGCGCTAATTCTTTTACAACAACACTGAGTGCTTCGTTATGCGCTAAATCATAACGTGGCATTTTGTCGATCCATTTTGTCACATTCACAACTGTCGGCTCGGCTTCAATACCAAGACTTAGCTTAATGTCCTCTAGCGCAACTTGTGTCAGCTCTTCATCTGTCATCACCGCTAATTCTTCGTAGCGCGGGTTAATGTTCTTATAAAAGAGACGAACAAGTAAATTTCCTTGTGCCGATGTGTGCTTCCATTTACGACTTGTCCATGTTGAAGCATTACATATTAAATCGGAATGATGCGAAACGATAAAACCGGTGCCATCTGCCGGGAGTACGCTATCTGCAACATCAAAGCCTACATACATCGTTAGTGCAGAAGCATTCGTGAATTTTTCAAGTTGTTGGTTAATCACAGCGTCTTGTAAAACCGCTCGAACCGTTTCATTTGGCGTTGCTAGAACAACGAAATCAGCTACAATTGTTTCGTTAGCTAGCACTACATCATATTGTTCACCGCGCTTATGGATTGCTTGAATTGCTGTGTTTTTCTTGAATTCTACTTCTGTCAGTGTTTGCTCTAAACGATCAATTATTGCCGATAAGCCTGATTTAAAAGAAATAAATTTTTTATTTGCAGCTTTGTCAAATTGCTCTTTATTTGCTTCAAAGCCTTTAATAATCGAACCATATTTGTTTTTGTAATCGACTAAGTATGGCAATGTTGAATTCAAGCTAAGTTGATATAAGTCTCCCGAATAAACACCAGCTAATACAGGGGCAATTTGATTGTGCACTATTTCTTCACCTAAAAAGTACTCTAAAAATTCACCTATTGAGCTTTCTTTTGTGAAATTGGTATTCGGCAACTGTAAATCCTCAAGCGACCGTTGCTTTCCTTCTTCTGAAATGAGCGTACTTGCCATTAATGACTCCACACTCATGGGAATGCCAAATGTCGAACCGGCAGGAATCGCGTGTAGCTCGTTATTCGTATGAATGTATGAAATTCCGGTTTCGTTGTACACAAGTTCATGTTCAAAATCAAGTTCTTGAACAAGTTCTAATACTCCAGGGTGACGTGCCACAATAGAATCAGCCCCCGTTTCCATAATGAAGCCACCTTTGTGCTCCGAATGTATTTTCCCACCTAAATACGGATTTTTTTCAACTAATACTAAACGCGCTCTTACATTATTTTCAGCAAGCTGTTTTTTCAAATAATGCAACGTCGTTAAGCCTGTGATTCCGCCACCTACCACTACTACTGTTTTCATATTCATTCTCTCCTATTAATTCGCGCTCTTGTTCTTATTTAAGTATAAGCTCTTTTAGTGAAAAATTGGACTGACGGATATTACAAATTTGTATATAAATCAATAAAAAAAACGCATATTAAAGAGTTGCTTTAACATGCGCTAATTTTTACTTTTCTAATGATTGCGAGACATTTGCTAACGCATCCGCTGCGTAAGTTACTTCATCAAAGGCACTACCTAGTTCTAAAATAACATCACCAATTTTTTTTACTTCATGTTCTACTAAATTATTTTGCGTTTTTGTCGCATCCATTGATTCCACAATTGCATTAAATTGTATTTCTGTATTGTGCATACTTTCTTCACCAACAATTACCGCTAACTTAATTTCTTCCAGAGATTTTTGAAGCTTAGTTGTACGAATATTTGTATTTTGTAATAATGCTTCTACATTAATTGCCGATTCTTTTGTTTGCTCTGAAAGCTTACGCACCTCTCCAGATACTACACCAAAGCCTTTACCCGCTTCTCCAGCACGCGCCGCTTCAATCGCCGCATTTAATGCAAGTAAATTAGTTTGGTTTGCTATATTTGTAACGATGCCCATTGTGGATTCCATTTCTTTTGAAATTTCCGTTAGCTTGTCCATTTCCTCCGAAATCATCGCCACTGAATGTTGAATCGCATTCATACTTACCGCTTGCTGTTGGATTTGAACTTTCCCTTGATGCGCTTGCTCCGTTGTCTTTTCTGAATAATCGATGGCTTTTTTCACATAATCAACCATCACTTCTGATTGTTCAGTCAACAGTTGGAAAGAAGCATTTGTTTGTTCTGAAATAGCTGCCAAGTTAGCTGATGACCCTATGATAGCATTGCTAACTTGACGTTTCTCTTGCTCTAATTT
This portion of the Solibacillus daqui genome encodes:
- the hemG gene encoding protoporphyrinogen oxidase, producing MKTVVVVGGGITGLTTLHYLKKQLAENNVRARLVLVEKNPYLGGKIHSEHKGGFIMETGADSIVARHPGVLELVQELDFEHELVYNETGISYIHTNNELHAIPAGSTFGIPMSVESLMASTLISEEGKQRSLEDLQLPNTNFTKESSIGEFLEYFLGEEIVHNQIAPVLAGVYSGDLYQLSLNSTLPYLVDYKNKYGSIIKGFEANKEQFDKAANKKFISFKSGLSAIIDRLEQTLTEVEFKKNTAIQAIHKRGEQYDVVLANETIVADFVVLATPNETVRAVLQDAVINQQLEKFTNASALTMYVGFDVADSVLPADGTGFIVSHHSDLICNASTWTSRKWKHTSAQGNLLVRLFYKNINPRYEELAVMTDEELTQVALEDIKLSLGIEAEPTVVNVTKWIDKMPRYDLAHNEALSVVVKELALRYPNVLLAGCSYFGVGIGACIQNGKKTAEQISAQIV
- a CDS encoding globin-coupled sensor protein, whose amino-acid sequence is MFFYKKNHEVQAVDLKKVTVKLEVKGNTDVKKQLQMLNLTEEDLKYLKVFKPHVDENIDQIVDTFYTNLGMEQSLVDIINDHSSVDRLKVTLQRHICEMFSGVIDSEYLEKRKKIARVHVHIGLKTKWYIGAFQSILTDFIRLVQLNIKQESQSYHTITAISKMLNFEQQVVLEEFEYVIEAIKEKLEQEKRQVSNAIIGSSANLAAISEQTNASFQLLTEQSEVMVDYVKKAIDYSEKTTEQAHQGKVQIQQQAVSMNAIQHSVAMISEEMDKLTEISKEMESTMGIVTNIANQTNLLALNAAIEAARAGEAGKGFGVVSGEVRKLSEQTKESAINVEALLQNTNIRTTKLQKSLEEIKLAVIVGEESMHNTEIQFNAIVESMDATKTQNNLVEHEVKKIGDVILELGSAFDEVTYAADALANVSQSLEK